Within Desulfobacter sp., the genomic segment ATAACTCCCAACCTCCAGGTCCGCTATGGAGACGAACTGCCCAAGGTTTTCGGGGATTTCCAGAAGCTCCAGCAGGTGGTCATCAATCTTCTGGTCAATGCGGGCCAGGCCCTGGAGCATGCCGGGCAGTCCATTACGGTTTCCACCCGGATAAATAAGGACGCCACCTTTGTGGCCGTTGAGGTCAGGGACACCGGTCCAGGGGTAGCCGGAGCGGACCTGAAAAAGATGAAGGATCCTTTTTTCACTACCCGCCGGGATGAGGGCGGCACGGGCCTGGGCCTGTCCATTTCAGAGAAGATCGTCAACGATCACGGGGGGATACTCGAATTTGAATCCGAGCCGGGAAGGGGGCTGACGGCAAGGATGCTCTTGCCCTGTGCGGAGAAATAATTTATATAGACCTTAATTCCCTGGAGGTGAGAATGCTGAATGGATAATCCCAAACCGGAGCGACCCATTTTAATCGTGGATGACGAGCCTGAGATACTCATGGCCGTGGATACCACCCTGCGTATGGCAGGCCTGGACAATATCATTACCATTGCCGATTCCAGGGATGTGATCCGGCACATGGAGCGGCAGATTCCCTCCCTTATTCTGCTGGACCTGAATATGCCCCATATCAACGGGGGACGGCTGCTAAAAATCATCCGCAAGACCTGGCCCCGGATTCCGGTCATCGTTCTCACCGGCACCATTGAGGTGGACACGGCGGTAAGGTGCATGAAAATCGGGGCCATGGATTATATCATCAAGCCCGTGGAAGAAGAGAAACTGGTTCGTGTGGTCAAGCAGGCCCTGGCCTGGGATGAAGCCGGTGAACCGGCGCAAAAACCTCTCCACCAGGATCTTTTCGCCCAGATTAAGAATCCCAGGGCCTTTGGTCAGATTATCACCCAGGACAGGCAGATGCACTCCATTTTTCATTATGTGGAAGCGGTGGCACCCTCGTCCCAGCCCGTGATGATTTTCGGGGAAACCGGGGTGGGCAAAGAACTTATCGGGCAGTGCATCCACACCTTAAGCGGGCGCAAAGGACAGATGGTCCGGGTCAATGTGGCGGGGCTGGACGACAATGTCTTTTCCGACACCCTTTTCGGACATGTGCCCGGCGCTTTTACCGGAGCGGACAAGGCCCGGCCCGGCCTCATTGAGCAGGCCGCCGGCGGCACCCTGCTTTTGGACGAAATCGGGGATCTGGCCCTCACCTCCCAGGTCAAACTCCTTCGCCTGCTCCAGGAAGGGGATTACAGGCAGCTGGGATCGGACCGGACCCGCCATTCAGACGCCCGTATCCTGGCCTCAACCAACCAGGAC encodes:
- a CDS encoding sigma-54-dependent Fis family transcriptional regulator; protein product: MDNPKPERPILIVDDEPEILMAVDTTLRMAGLDNIITIADSRDVIRHMERQIPSLILLDLNMPHINGGRLLKIIRKTWPRIPVIVLTGTIEVDTAVRCMKIGAMDYIIKPVEEEKLVRVVKQALAWDEAGEPAQKPLHQDLFAQIKNPRAFGQIITQDRQMHSIFHYVEAVAPSSQPVMIFGETGVGKELIGQCIHTLSGRKGQMVRVNVAGLDDNVFSDTLFGHVPGAFTGADKARPGLIEQAAGGTLLLDEIGDLALTSQVKLLRLLQEGDYRQLGSDRTRHSDARILASTNQDLWALEKEGKFRKDLIYRLSTHTLTIPPLRERLVDLPLLLDRFVCQAADDLDKPIPDIPKTLIETMETYPFKGNIRELKSMVHDALSRHESGAITADLFKGLVAAAGQEAREGVDQDDLPLPTLKQASAELVEKAMAQTGGKQAAAAKILGISQQALSKRLQKLRQNQ